A stretch of the Lolium perenne isolate Kyuss_39 chromosome 3, Kyuss_2.0, whole genome shotgun sequence genome encodes the following:
- the LOC127345684 gene encoding glucan endo-1,3-beta-glucosidase GII isoform X4 — protein MARQLRCSASALTMALVVGVFASIATEVRSIGVCNGMIGDNLPSRTDVVQFYQSQGIGAMRIYAPDQETLRALDGTGIELIMDVGNDNLAALASGPDAAYAWVRDNVLPHPGVRIKYIAAGNEVPDAGTGSILPAMQNLNGALLAAGRGDIKVTTAVKMSVLASSSPPSEGAFKDAYMTEVARFLASTGAPLLANVYPYFAYIDNPSDIPLSYATFQPGTTTVGDNNGLTYTNLFDAMVDALYTAMEKAGSPAVPIVVSESGWPSDGGVGASIANAQTYNQNLINHVGNGTPKRPGPLEAYIFAMFNENLKEGHETENHFGLFNGPDKSPAYPINFNN, from the exons ATGGCGCGGCAGCTTAGGTGCTCTGCCTCCGCGCTAACGATGGCGTTGGTCGTCGGAGTCTTCGCATCCATCGCTACCG AGGTGCGATCCATCGGCGTGTGCAACGGGATGATCGGCGACAACCTGCCGTCCCGGACCGACGTGGTGCAGTTCTACCAGTCCCAGGGCATCGGCGCCATGCGCATCTACGCCCCGGACCAGGAGACGCTCCGGGCGCTCGACGGCACCGGTATCGAACTCATCATGGACGTGGGCAACGACAACCTCGCCGCCCTCGCCTCCGGCCCGGACGCCGCGTACGCCTGGGTCCGTGACAACGTCCTACCTCACCCGGGCGTCCGCATCAAGTACATCGCAGCCGGCAACGAGGTGCCCGACGCCGGCACGGGAAGCATCCTCCCGGCCATGCAGAACCTCAACGGCGCGCTCTTGGCGGCCGGACGCGGCGACATCAAGGTCACCACGGCGGTCAAGATGAGCGTGCTCGCGTCCTCCTCGCCGCCCTCCGAGGGAGCGTTCAAGGACGCGTACATGACAGAGGTCGCCAGGTTCCTGGCGAGCACCGGCGCGCCGCTCCTCGCCAACGTGTACCCCTACTTCGCCTACATTGACAACCCGAGCGACATCCCGCTAAGCTACGCGACGTTCCAGCCAGGCACGACGACGGTGGGCGACAACAACGGGCTCACCTACACGAACCTCTTCGACGCCATGGTGGACGCTCTGTACACGGCCATGGAGAAGGCAGGTTCGCCGGCTGTGCCCATCGTGGTCTCGGAGAGCGGCTGGCCCTCCGACGGCGGTGTTGGCGCGAGCATCGCTAACGCGCAGACGTACAACCAGAACCTGATCAACCACGTCGGCAATGGCACACCCAAGAGGCCCGGGCCGCTGGAGGCGTACATATTCGCCATGTTCAACGAGAACTTGAAGGAGGGTCATGAGACGGAGAATCACTTTGGGCTGTTCAACGGCCCGGACAAGTCGCCGGCGTACCCTATAAATTTCAACAATTAA